From bacterium, one genomic window encodes:
- a CDS encoding lytic transglycosylase domain-containing protein, which produces MTGGGIAGGGMAGMPGLGGALGGGSSGLAGASSAINTGLMLLALVRRMESREGPSWSSAFPAPGGEAEPIARFRAGSEFDGIVRQAAERFRLPEKLIHAVVKAESAYNPRAKSPAGAMGLMQLMPGTANALGVRDPWDPRANVMGGSLYLRQMIDRYGGDVRRALAAYNWGPGNVDKHGLTRLPDETRGYLARIGGLLREFR; this is translated from the coding sequence CGGCATAGCCGGCGGCGGCATGGCGGGTATGCCCGGCCTGGGCGGCGCGCTGGGCGGCGGATCGAGCGGTCTTGCCGGCGCGTCGTCCGCGATCAACACGGGGCTGATGCTGCTGGCGCTCGTGCGTCGTATGGAGTCGCGCGAAGGGCCGAGCTGGAGCTCGGCGTTCCCAGCGCCCGGCGGCGAGGCTGAGCCGATTGCGCGCTTTCGCGCGGGCAGCGAATTCGACGGCATCGTGCGCCAGGCGGCCGAGCGTTTCCGCTTGCCGGAAAAACTGATCCACGCCGTGGTGAAGGCCGAAAGCGCCTACAACCCGCGCGCGAAATCGCCCGCCGGCGCGATGGGCCTGATGCAGCTCATGCCCGGCACGGCCAACGCGCTCGGCGTGCGTGATCCGTGGGATCCGCGAGCGAACGTGATGGGCGGATCGCTCTACCTGCGCCAGATGATCGACCGCTACGGCGGCGACGTGCGCCGCGCGCTCGCCGCCTACAACTGGGGCCCGGGCAACGTGGACAAACACGGCCTGACGAGATTGCCGGACGAGACGAGGGGGTATCTGGCGAGGATCGGCGGGTTGCTGCGCGAGTTTCGGTGA